One Bacillus spongiae DNA window includes the following coding sequences:
- the ruvA gene encoding Holliday junction branch migration protein RuvA — translation MYEYIKGTVQYVGPEYVVIETGEIGYKIFAPNPFSFSPYQHKTIQVFTYQHVREDLIALYGFLSREEKLLFMKLLNVSGIGPKGALAILASGEVQAVIHAIENENEAFLVKFPGVGKKTARQMILDLKGKLQDVVPDYFPNLFQSDVEEASAEQADMEEAILALKALGYSERELKRIQPKLAKENLNTDEYIKKGLQLLLK, via the coding sequence ATGTATGAATATATAAAAGGGACGGTTCAATACGTTGGTCCTGAATATGTCGTGATTGAAACTGGAGAAATTGGATATAAAATATTTGCACCAAACCCATTCTCCTTTTCACCTTATCAACATAAAACGATTCAAGTCTTTACATACCAACATGTTCGCGAGGATTTAATCGCTTTGTATGGATTTTTATCAAGAGAAGAAAAACTATTGTTTATGAAACTATTGAATGTTTCAGGAATTGGGCCTAAAGGGGCTCTTGCTATTTTAGCATCTGGCGAAGTTCAGGCTGTGATCCATGCCATTGAAAATGAGAATGAAGCGTTTCTTGTCAAATTTCCTGGTGTCGGTAAGAAGACGGCAAGACAAATGATATTAGACTTAAAAGGAAAATTACAAGACGTTGTTCCTGATTACTTCCCTAATTTATTTCAATCAGATGTGGAGGAAGCTTCAGCGGAACAAGCGGATATGGAAGAAGCAATTCTTGCATTAAAGGCACTAGGTTATTCCGAAAGGGAACTTAAGAGGATACAACCTAAATTAGCAAAAGAAAATCTTAATACAGATGAATACATTAAAAAAGGGTTACAGCTTCTTCTAAAATAA
- the ruvB gene encoding Holliday junction branch migration DNA helicase RuvB: MEDRLVSNDIELGEINFEQSLRPKTLRQYIGQDKVKKNLEVFIEAAKLREETLDHVLLYGPPGLGKTTLAAVIANEMGVQLRTTSGPAIERPGDLAAVLTALEPGDVLFIDEIHRLQRSIEEVLYPAMEDFCLDILIGKGPSARSVRLDLPPFTLVGATTRAGSLSAPLRDRFGVLSRLEYYEEAQLQDIVQRTSEILETEITEEAAGEIARRSRGTPRIANRLLRRVRDFAQVRGDGMVTTQLTIDALNLLQVDSVGLDHIDHKLLRAIIERFRGGPVGLDTIAASIGEESHTIEDVYEPYLLQIGFLQRTPRGRMVTDLVYRHLGMEIPKEE; this comes from the coding sequence ATGGAGGATCGGCTAGTTTCCAACGATATCGAATTAGGAGAAATAAACTTTGAACAATCCCTTCGCCCTAAAACGTTACGTCAATATATTGGTCAAGATAAAGTAAAAAAGAATCTTGAGGTATTTATTGAAGCTGCCAAACTTCGGGAGGAGACGTTGGATCACGTTTTATTATATGGACCTCCAGGCTTAGGGAAAACAACTCTTGCTGCGGTGATTGCTAATGAAATGGGAGTACAATTAAGAACGACATCAGGACCAGCAATTGAACGTCCAGGAGACTTAGCAGCTGTTTTAACAGCACTTGAACCAGGAGATGTCCTGTTTATTGATGAAATCCATCGATTGCAACGTTCTATTGAAGAGGTTCTTTATCCTGCAATGGAAGATTTCTGTTTGGATATTTTGATAGGGAAAGGACCGTCGGCCAGGTCGGTTCGCCTTGATCTTCCACCATTTACGTTAGTTGGGGCTACGACAAGAGCTGGTTCTTTATCTGCTCCACTTCGAGATCGTTTTGGTGTTCTTAGCCGCTTAGAGTATTATGAAGAGGCTCAACTTCAAGATATTGTTCAGCGGACATCAGAAATATTAGAAACAGAAATTACGGAAGAAGCAGCAGGGGAAATCGCTAGAAGATCGAGAGGAACTCCTCGAATTGCAAACAGGCTTCTACGTAGGGTTCGTGACTTCGCACAAGTAAGAGGAGATGGAATGGTTACAACTCAGCTTACCATCGATGCGTTAAATTTACTTCAAGTCGATTCAGTAGGCTTAGACCATATTGACCATAAGCTTTTACGTGCCATAATCGAAAGGTTTAGAGGAGGGCCAGTTGGCCTTGATACGATTGCAGCTAGCATTGGAGAGGAATCCCATACAATTGAAGATGTTTATGAACCATATTTATTACAAATTGGGTTTTTACAACGTACTCCTAGGGGAAGAATGGTAACAGATCTTGTCTATCGTCATTTAGGAATGGAGATACCTAAAGAAGAGTAG
- the queA gene encoding tRNA preQ1(34) S-adenosylmethionine ribosyltransferase-isomerase QueA has translation MKVQDFDFNLPENLIAQVPLKERTESKLMVLDKEDGTIQHTVFKNIIDYLGEGDCLVLNDTRVLPARLFGEKEGTKANIEVLLLKQEENDVWEALVKPAKRVKEGTIISFGDGKLKARCVGTEEHGGRLLHFSYEGIFYEVLDELGEMPLPPYIREKLDEQDRYQTVFARERGSAAAPTAGLHFTDELLDEIKAKGIHLAFITLHVGLGTFRPVSVDTIEEHEMHAEFYQVTEETATLLNEVKRAGGNIITVGTTSTRTLETIASKHNGMFVAENGWTDIFIYPGYEFKGIDQMITNFHLPKSTLIMLVSALAGQENVLHAYNVAVQEEYRFFSFGDAMFIR, from the coding sequence GTGAAAGTCCAAGACTTTGATTTTAATTTACCAGAAAACCTAATTGCTCAAGTGCCTTTAAAAGAGAGAACAGAGAGCAAGTTAATGGTTTTAGATAAAGAAGACGGAACCATTCAGCATACTGTCTTCAAAAATATTATAGATTATCTTGGTGAAGGTGATTGTTTAGTGTTAAACGACACACGTGTTTTACCAGCACGTTTGTTTGGCGAGAAGGAAGGTACAAAGGCTAATATTGAAGTATTATTATTAAAGCAAGAAGAAAATGATGTATGGGAAGCGCTTGTTAAGCCTGCTAAACGGGTAAAGGAAGGCACGATTATTAGTTTTGGGGACGGTAAGCTAAAAGCGAGATGTGTTGGTACAGAAGAACATGGAGGAAGACTTCTGCATTTTTCTTATGAAGGCATTTTTTATGAAGTATTAGATGAGTTAGGTGAGATGCCTTTACCACCATACATTCGAGAAAAGCTTGATGAACAGGATCGCTATCAAACCGTTTTCGCTCGTGAGCGAGGATCTGCTGCTGCTCCTACGGCTGGTCTTCACTTTACTGATGAACTTTTAGATGAAATTAAAGCAAAAGGGATTCATCTTGCGTTTATTACCTTGCATGTTGGATTAGGAACTTTCCGACCAGTTTCAGTCGATACGATCGAGGAGCATGAAATGCATGCTGAGTTTTATCAAGTGACGGAAGAAACAGCTACCCTATTGAATGAAGTGAAGCGTGCTGGTGGAAATATTATAACGGTAGGTACTACTTCTACACGGACGCTGGAAACGATTGCCTCAAAGCATAATGGGATGTTCGTTGCAGAAAATGGGTGGACGGATATATTTATATACCCAGGGTATGAGTTTAAAGGAATAGACCAGATGATTACGAATTTTCACCTACCAAAATCAACCCTAATTATGCTTGTAAGTGCATTAGCTGGTCAGGAAAATGTATTACATGCGTACAATGTAGCCGTTCAAGAAGAGTATCGCTTCTTTAGTTTTGGAGATGCAATGTTCATTCGATAA
- the tgt gene encoding tRNA guanosine(34) transglycosylase Tgt, translated as MKQGDVIKLTAIRYELIKTCKQTGARLGRVHTPHGSFETPVFMPVGTLATVKTMAPEELKAMDAGIILSNTYHLWLRPGHDIIKEAGGLHKFMNWDRSILTDSGGFQVFSLSQFRKIEEEGVHFRNHLNGDKLFLSPEKAMEIQNALGSDIMMAFDECPPYPAERDYMKRSVERTSRWAERCLKAHQRPEDQGLFGIVQGGEYEDLRKQSAQDLISLDFPGYAIGGLSVGEPKDVMNRALEFTTPLLPTNKPRYLMGVGSPDSLIDGSIRGIDMFDCVLPTRIARNGTLMTSEGRLVVKNAKYARDFRPIDENCDCYTCKNYSRAYIRHLIKSDETFGLRLTTYHNLHFLLKLMEQVRQAIREDRLGDFKEEFFERYGFNRPDAKNF; from the coding sequence ATGAAACAAGGAGATGTTATAAAATTGACTGCAATAAGATATGAGCTTATAAAAACGTGTAAACAAACGGGTGCTCGTTTAGGCCGTGTTCATACACCACACGGTTCGTTTGAAACACCAGTGTTTATGCCAGTCGGTACACTTGCTACCGTCAAAACGATGGCACCAGAAGAATTGAAAGCAATGGATGCAGGGATTATTTTAAGCAATACCTACCACCTTTGGCTTCGACCTGGGCATGATATTATTAAAGAGGCAGGTGGCCTACATAAATTTATGAACTGGGACCGATCTATTTTAACGGATTCAGGTGGCTTCCAAGTCTTTAGTTTAAGCCAATTCCGTAAAATTGAGGAAGAAGGAGTACATTTCCGTAATCACTTGAACGGGGACAAGCTATTTTTGAGTCCTGAGAAGGCGATGGAAATACAAAATGCATTAGGATCTGATATTATGATGGCATTTGATGAATGTCCTCCTTATCCAGCTGAGCGTGATTATATGAAGCGGTCTGTTGAACGAACATCACGTTGGGCTGAACGCTGCTTGAAGGCTCATCAACGTCCAGAGGATCAAGGACTCTTTGGTATTGTTCAAGGTGGAGAGTATGAAGATTTACGTAAACAAAGTGCTCAAGATTTGATATCTCTTGATTTTCCTGGTTATGCTATTGGTGGGCTTTCGGTTGGTGAGCCTAAGGACGTGATGAACCGAGCATTAGAATTTACAACACCACTATTACCGACAAACAAACCACGTTACTTAATGGGGGTAGGGTCACCAGATTCCTTAATTGATGGATCAATACGTGGAATTGATATGTTCGATTGTGTTTTACCGACACGTATTGCTCGTAATGGTACCTTAATGACGAGTGAAGGTAGACTTGTTGTTAAAAATGCAAAATATGCACGTGATTTCCGACCAATCGATGAAAATTGTGATTGCTATACGTGTAAAAATTACAGCCGAGCTTACATTCGTCATTTAATTAAAAGTGATGAAACGTTTGGGTTGAGATTAACAACTTATCATAACCTTCATTTTCTGTTAAAATTAATGGAGCAAGTTCGACAAGCGATTCGTGAAGATCGTTTAGGGGACTTTAAAGAAGAGTTTTTTGAACGTTATGGGTTTAACCGTCCTGATGCAAAAAACTTTTAA
- the yajC gene encoding preprotein translocase subunit YajC has product MLATLINLSPIILMFVLFYFLLIRPQQKRQKATMQMQNELQKGDKIVTIGGLHGIVDAIDEGKIVMVCGDKTRLTYDRNAVREVIEKGKSM; this is encoded by the coding sequence ATTTTGGCTACATTGATTAATTTATCACCGATCATTTTAATGTTTGTGTTATTTTATTTCCTGTTAATTCGTCCGCAACAAAAGCGTCAAAAAGCGACAATGCAAATGCAGAATGAGCTTCAAAAAGGGGACAAAATTGTGACGATTGGTGGTCTACATGGTATTGTAGACGCTATTGATGAAGGAAAGATTGTTATGGTTTGTGGAGATAAAACACGTCTTACATATGACCGAAATGCAGTTCGTGAAGTGATTGAAAAAGGAAAGTCTATGTAA
- a CDS encoding TIGR04086 family membrane protein: MEVKKLGGAVLFGLATILGIAIVFSAIFATILRFTNLQESSISLFITIVSFIALFSGGFITGGKAKEKGWLFGTLTGGLFSLLVLSFRYLGYDQLFTLQEVVYHICYIVTAMMGGILGVNVSGGRSSA, from the coding sequence ATGGAAGTTAAGAAGCTAGGCGGAGCCGTGTTATTTGGTTTAGCTACAATTTTAGGGATTGCTATTGTTTTTTCTGCTATATTTGCTACTATCCTTCGATTCACTAACCTCCAAGAAAGTTCCATTTCTTTATTCATTACGATTGTTTCATTTATTGCTCTTTTTAGCGGTGGGTTTATTACAGGTGGTAAAGCCAAAGAAAAAGGTTGGCTTTTTGGGACGCTTACTGGCGGTTTATTCTCCCTACTCGTTTTATCATTTCGTTATTTAGGGTATGATCAATTATTTACACTTCAAGAGGTAGTCTATCATATTTGCTATATTGTAACTGCGATGATGGGAGGAATATTAGGAGTAAATGTGAGCGGAGGAAGGAGTAGTGCATAA
- a CDS encoding ArsB/NhaD family transporter, with product MIAYLVGFVFVITYIFLITEKWNRVLASLSGGVCMLLIGAYSIEKALFTYIDWKTITLLFSMMLIVTVTSKTGFFEYLAIVLAQLVHGNGVALLIVFALLSAIGSAFLANVTVAMLLVPILFTLIKILNIPAIPFLVIMILSCNIGGTATLIGDPPNMMIGQAVEHFTFNAFIVNLLPISAVILLVTILFLSLAYRKRLVVSPQNQLKLKRLKPRSYLQKDKGLVVSLSVLLVVLIGFALHPILHLDVTTVALAGAVLLLGLLERTYQPEQLLKDIEWGTLFFFIGLFMLVGGLEESGFIDEVAREILMLTEGDMKTTAFVILWGTGILSAIIDNIPFVAAMIPVIQEFKEFGMVNMDPLWWSLALGACLGGNGTLLGSSSNLVIVGLAAKEKVKIQFKEYLVIGIPITILSLAISTLYVYFKYIKPFF from the coding sequence ATGATTGCTTACCTGGTGGGATTTGTTTTTGTCATCACCTATATATTTTTGATTACTGAAAAATGGAACCGAGTGCTCGCTTCCTTATCAGGTGGTGTATGTATGTTGCTAATTGGCGCATATTCGATTGAAAAAGCTCTATTTACATACATTGACTGGAAAACGATTACGTTGCTATTTTCCATGATGCTGATTGTAACCGTTACGAGTAAAACAGGGTTCTTTGAGTATTTAGCCATTGTACTTGCTCAACTTGTTCATGGGAACGGTGTTGCGTTATTAATTGTATTCGCTTTATTATCAGCAATCGGATCTGCGTTTTTAGCGAATGTGACGGTGGCCATGCTGTTAGTTCCGATTTTATTTACTCTAATAAAAATATTAAATATTCCCGCTATCCCCTTTTTGGTTATCATGATACTTTCCTGTAATATTGGTGGAACGGCTACTTTAATTGGGGATCCACCCAATATGATGATTGGTCAAGCTGTTGAACATTTTACGTTTAATGCCTTTATAGTCAATCTACTACCCATTTCTGCTGTTATACTCCTTGTAACCATTCTATTTTTAAGTTTAGCGTATCGGAAAAGACTGGTGGTTTCTCCTCAAAATCAATTAAAATTAAAACGATTGAAGCCTAGGTCATATTTACAAAAAGATAAGGGGTTAGTGGTTTCTCTTTCTGTCTTACTAGTAGTATTAATCGGATTTGCACTTCATCCCATATTGCATCTAGATGTTACGACGGTCGCTTTGGCTGGTGCCGTTTTACTGTTAGGACTTTTGGAAAGAACCTACCAACCAGAGCAGCTATTAAAAGATATAGAATGGGGAACATTGTTTTTCTTTATCGGGTTATTTATGCTCGTAGGTGGGTTGGAGGAATCAGGATTTATTGATGAGGTTGCAAGAGAGATATTAATGTTAACCGAAGGTGATATGAAGACAACAGCATTTGTCATTTTATGGGGGACGGGTATCCTATCCGCAATTATTGATAATATTCCATTTGTCGCAGCCATGATTCCTGTTATTCAAGAATTTAAAGAATTTGGAATGGTCAATATGGATCCACTATGGTGGTCATTGGCACTAGGTGCTTGCTTAGGAGGGAATGGGACACTACTAGGATCTTCATCAAATTTAGTCATTGTTGGCCTCGCTGCTAAGGAGAAAGTAAAAATTCAATTTAAGGAATACTTGGTTATCGGTATCCCTATTACAATCCTCTCTTTGGCTATATCCACGTTATACGTATATTTTAAGTATATAAAGCCCTTCTTTTAA
- a CDS encoding DUF421 domain-containing protein produces the protein MNDLLLIIFRTIFLYAVIILIFRLMGKREIGELSILDLVVFIMIAELAVLAIEKPDTSLLEALLPMVCLMVIQIVTAWFSLKSKKFRELMDGKPTIIINRGKIDEKAMKMQRYNFDDLLLQLREKDIDNVAEVEFAILEPSGKLSVFKKDPATKSGEKDLTLPLILDGVIQQSHLGNIGKDSSWLKKELRKRGYPLVEDVSFCSFQNGEFYIDLRDET, from the coding sequence GTGAATGATTTGTTGCTAATCATATTTCGAACCATTTTTTTGTATGCAGTCATTATCTTGATTTTTCGGTTAATGGGGAAGCGGGAAATTGGAGAGCTTAGTATATTGGATTTAGTAGTATTTATCATGATTGCTGAGCTTGCTGTATTGGCCATTGAAAAACCTGATACGTCTCTTCTTGAAGCCCTTCTTCCAATGGTTTGTTTAATGGTAATCCAAATTGTGACAGCTTGGTTTTCATTAAAGAGCAAAAAGTTCCGAGAGCTGATGGATGGTAAGCCCACAATAATCATTAATCGTGGAAAAATTGACGAGAAAGCAATGAAAATGCAACGCTATAATTTTGATGACCTACTCCTTCAGCTACGCGAAAAAGACATTGATAACGTAGCGGAGGTCGAGTTTGCTATCCTTGAGCCATCTGGTAAGCTTTCTGTTTTTAAAAAAGACCCGGCAACAAAAAGCGGGGAGAAGGACCTTACTCTTCCACTTATATTAGACGGAGTCATTCAACAATCGCATTTAGGAAACATCGGTAAAGACAGCTCTTGGCTTAAGAAGGAGTTAAGGAAAAGAGGATATCCTTTAGTTGAAGATGTTTCCTTTTGTTCATTTCAAAATGGAGAGTTTTACATCGATTTAAGAGATGAAACTTGA
- the spoVB gene encoding stage V sporulation protein B, translated as MSKFFKGTMILMLAAFITRILGFINRIVVTKLIGEEGVGLYMMAFPTLVLVITITQLGLPVAISKSVAEAEAQKNTKKIKKILAVSLGVTTGLSLIFTPALILLAPFLSDVLFTDNRIYYPLVAIAPVIPIIAVSSVIRGYFQGRQNMKPAAISQVIEQVVRIILIAAMTKAFLPYGIEYAAAGAMAASVFGELASLVYMFTMFKMKKKFPVRRNFFNSLAKGKETLTELLTVAIPTTGSRLIGSLSWFFEPIIVSYSLYLAGVTTIAATKQYGSLTGYALPLLFLPSFITVSLSTSLVPAISEAYSQKRLSVVGIRLQEALRFSLVTGGLAVVLLFIFAYPLMETIYGSTKAAPFIKLMAPFFLFYYYQGPLQAVLQALNLARAAMINSLIGAAAKLGLIFILASQPAFGIYGAAISIVVGFMLVTLLHFATMLKVIPMSFYVKDYIKLAFIGVLVVIGGTWSYEHLFTGNATGVRLLLGLSSVSLLYCFLLYLFGLITKQDLKRIPFVNRYIH; from the coding sequence ATGTCTAAGTTTTTTAAAGGTACCATGATCTTAATGCTTGCAGCGTTTATAACAAGAATTCTCGGCTTTATTAACAGGATAGTCGTTACGAAACTTATCGGTGAGGAAGGCGTAGGTCTTTATATGATGGCCTTTCCCACATTAGTACTTGTCATAACCATTACACAACTAGGTCTCCCTGTTGCCATCTCGAAAAGTGTTGCCGAAGCTGAAGCTCAAAAGAATACAAAAAAAATAAAAAAAATTCTTGCTGTTTCCCTTGGTGTAACAACTGGCTTATCACTCATTTTCACCCCAGCTCTTATCCTATTAGCGCCCTTCTTGTCCGATGTTCTTTTTACCGATAATCGAATTTATTACCCTCTAGTTGCCATTGCACCTGTGATTCCTATTATTGCCGTTTCTTCTGTTATTCGGGGGTATTTTCAAGGTAGGCAAAATATGAAACCTGCCGCTATTTCACAGGTTATTGAGCAGGTTGTTCGTATTATACTGATTGCCGCCATGACAAAAGCATTCCTCCCCTACGGTATTGAATATGCTGCTGCTGGAGCAATGGCTGCTTCTGTATTTGGAGAATTAGCTTCTCTAGTCTATATGTTTACCATGTTTAAAATGAAAAAGAAATTTCCAGTGCGAAGAAACTTTTTTAATTCATTAGCGAAAGGAAAAGAAACGCTCACTGAATTGTTGACGGTAGCCATCCCTACTACAGGTAGTCGATTAATTGGTTCTCTATCATGGTTCTTTGAACCCATTATCGTTTCCTATAGCTTGTATCTAGCAGGCGTTACAACAATTGCTGCAACTAAACAATACGGTTCCTTAACGGGCTATGCACTTCCTTTACTATTTCTTCCCTCCTTTATTACGGTTTCTTTATCAACATCCCTTGTTCCCGCGATTAGCGAAGCATACTCTCAAAAGAGGCTATCAGTAGTTGGAATCAGGCTACAGGAAGCTCTTCGATTCTCTTTAGTGACAGGTGGACTGGCTGTTGTCCTTCTCTTTATTTTTGCCTATCCATTAATGGAGACAATATACGGATCAACCAAAGCTGCACCCTTTATAAAGTTAATGGCACCCTTCTTCCTTTTTTATTATTACCAAGGTCCATTACAAGCAGTTTTACAGGCTTTAAACTTAGCTAGAGCCGCTATGATTAACAGCTTAATTGGAGCAGCAGCCAAGCTCGGGTTAATTTTTATACTTGCCTCACAACCAGCTTTCGGTATTTACGGGGCCGCTATTTCAATCGTTGTTGGATTCATGCTTGTTACTTTGCTTCATTTTGCCACAATGCTTAAAGTAATACCGATGAGCTTTTATGTTAAGGACTATATAAAACTTGCTTTCATCGGTGTTTTAGTGGTGATAGGTGGAACATGGTCTTATGAACATTTGTTTACTGGGAATGCTACTGGAGTTCGACTCCTTCTTGGCCTTTCTAGCGTTTCCTTACTTTATTGTTTTCTTCTTTATTTATTCGGTTTAATTACAAAGCAAGATTTAAAGCGAATTCCTTTTGTAAATCGGTATATTCATTAA
- a CDS encoding post-transcriptional regulator, with protein MERHPYDCYFDLLTPVLNSKCEELELLDYGKVSNQMLWSYLTRKKWKKAQDNPCFSALVNEVLAVKPGDFMNFQTVDAFRSPNWFTEVEEGDLNALLYGERKI; from the coding sequence ATGGAGAGGCATCCGTATGACTGTTATTTTGATTTGTTAACACCCGTGCTAAATAGTAAATGTGAAGAATTGGAGCTATTAGATTATGGAAAAGTATCGAATCAAATGCTTTGGAGCTATCTAACAAGGAAAAAGTGGAAGAAAGCACAGGATAACCCCTGCTTTTCTGCACTTGTTAACGAGGTTTTGGCCGTAAAGCCTGGTGATTTTATGAATTTTCAAACCGTCGATGCGTTTCGATCTCCTAACTGGTTTACGGAGGTAGAAGAGGGAGACCTAAATGCTTTACTTTATGGAGAAAGGAAAATTTGA
- the secDF gene encoding protein translocase subunit SecDF, protein MVKRSRIVAFFLLLLLIGTAIGTTTDNIVKDIKLGLDLQGGFEVLYEIQSLEGEEEEITDQVVSDTAEALDKRINVIGVSEPNIQIETGNRIRVQLAGVEDQSEARELLSTQANLTFRDKNDEVRLDGSDLKAGGAKQVFDDYGNPIVSLELKDREKFYNLTKELAPNDEPLVIWLDFEEGDSYEEERTKENPKFISAPRVQNPINSDEATIEGSFTLEEAQNLKGLLNAGALPVKLEEIYSTSVGAKFGEQAMEKTIFGGIVGIAIVFLFMIVFYRFPGVIATITLTLYIFLILLIFDWMNAVLTLPGIAALILGVGMAVDANIITYERIKEEIKVGRPIKAAFKAGNKNSFMTILDANITTILAGTVLFIFGTSSVKGFATMLIVSILTSFLTAVWGSRLLLGLWVNSSYLKDKPGWFGVKKEDIHKLSENVDTLDLKTRFDKFDFAAKRKLFFGISGTLITIGLVVLAIFRLNLGIDFTEGTRMEILAEGSLTEEKIASELEEVGITSDNIVISGNNDEVGVVRYASELSQEKIASLKQHFNEVYGAEPSVSTVSPVVGKELAANAVKALAIASIGIILYVTIRFEMYMAVAAITALLHDAFFILAFFSLTRLEIDITFIAAVLTIIGYSINDTIVTFDRLRENARKKKRLKTAEDIAEVVNTSLRQTLTRSISTVITVIFTVVALMIFGSTSINNFTIALLVGLISGTYSSIFIAAQFWLILKNRELKKKGTIVTYKEKKVWKDEPQV, encoded by the coding sequence ATGGTAAAGCGCAGCAGGATTGTGGCATTTTTCTTACTACTTCTATTAATTGGAACAGCAATAGGAACCACAACCGACAATATTGTGAAAGATATTAAGCTTGGATTAGATTTACAAGGTGGTTTTGAGGTTCTCTATGAAATTCAATCATTAGAAGGAGAAGAAGAAGAAATAACCGATCAAGTTGTTTCAGATACCGCGGAAGCGTTGGATAAGCGGATTAATGTCATTGGTGTGAGCGAACCGAATATTCAAATTGAAACAGGGAATCGGATTCGGGTTCAGCTTGCAGGTGTAGAGGATCAATCAGAAGCACGCGAACTACTTTCAACTCAAGCGAACTTAACGTTCCGCGATAAGAATGATGAGGTTCGTTTGGATGGGTCCGACCTTAAAGCAGGCGGAGCTAAGCAAGTATTTGATGACTATGGAAACCCAATTGTTTCGCTTGAACTAAAGGATCGCGAGAAATTTTATAATTTAACAAAAGAACTAGCACCAAATGATGAACCATTGGTGATATGGCTTGACTTTGAAGAAGGGGACTCTTATGAAGAGGAAAGAACAAAGGAAAATCCTAAATTCATTAGTGCCCCACGAGTACAAAACCCAATCAATTCAGATGAAGCTACAATTGAAGGCTCATTTACGTTGGAAGAAGCACAGAATTTAAAAGGCTTGTTAAATGCGGGAGCACTTCCAGTAAAACTTGAGGAAATATATTCAACATCTGTTGGGGCAAAATTCGGTGAGCAGGCAATGGAGAAAACAATCTTTGGTGGAATAGTTGGGATTGCTATCGTATTTTTATTTATGATTGTTTTCTATCGTTTTCCTGGTGTCATTGCAACGATTACTTTAACACTTTATATTTTCCTTATTTTATTAATTTTTGATTGGATGAATGCAGTATTAACGCTACCTGGAATTGCCGCCCTTATATTAGGTGTCGGGATGGCAGTCGATGCAAATATCATTACGTATGAAAGAATTAAAGAAGAAATTAAAGTAGGAAGACCGATCAAAGCTGCTTTCAAAGCTGGAAATAAAAACTCATTTATGACCATTTTAGACGCAAATATTACAACGATTTTAGCTGGAACTGTACTATTTATTTTTGGGACAAGTTCAGTTAAAGGGTTTGCGACAATGTTAATTGTTAGTATTTTAACTAGCTTTTTAACAGCTGTTTGGGGTTCTCGACTATTGCTTGGTTTATGGGTCAACAGCTCTTATTTAAAAGATAAGCCAGGTTGGTTCGGAGTGAAAAAAGAAGACATTCATAAATTATCTGAAAATGTGGATACACTTGATTTAAAAACTCGCTTCGATAAATTTGATTTTGCAGCAAAGCGCAAATTATTCTTCGGTATTTCTGGTACTTTGATCACTATTGGGTTAGTGGTATTAGCCATTTTCCGTTTGAACTTAGGGATCGACTTCACTGAAGGAACACGCATGGAGATTTTGGCAGAAGGCTCCTTAACGGAAGAGAAGATTGCATCAGAATTAGAGGAAGTGGGAATTACATCTGATAATATTGTTATTTCAGGGAATAACGATGAGGTTGGAGTTGTACGATATGCATCAGAACTTTCTCAAGAAAAGATTGCGAGCTTAAAACAGCATTTCAATGAGGTGTACGGCGCTGAACCAAGTGTTAGTACTGTTTCTCCGGTTGTTGGAAAAGAGCTAGCGGCTAATGCGGTTAAAGCGTTAGCAATAGCATCTATTGGGATTATTTTGTACGTAACCATTCGATTTGAGATGTATATGGCAGTTGCCGCTATTACGGCACTTCTCCATGACGCCTTTTTCATCCTAGCCTTTTTCAGCTTAACTCGCCTTGAAATTGATATAACCTTTATTGCTGCTGTCTTAACCATCATTGGATATTCAATCAACGACACGATCGTTACGTTTGATCGACTACGTGAAAATGCTCGAAAGAAAAAGCGTTTAAAAACAGCTGAAGACATAGCGGAAGTTGTCAATACGAGCTTGCGTCAAACGCTAACGAGGTCGATTTCAACGGTTATCACGGTTATCTTTACTGTTGTAGCTTTGATGATCTTTGGTAGTACGTCTATCAATAACTTTACGATTGCCTTGTTAGTCGGACTAATATCGGGTACGTATTCTTCTATCTTTATTGCCGCTCAATTCTGGCTCATTTTGAAAAATAGAGAATTGAAGAAAAAGGGAACAATCGTGACCTATAAAGAGAAAAAAGTTTGGAAGGACGAACCACAAGTATAA